The Jiangella sp. DSM 45060 genome contains the following window.
GCAGCGTGTCGACGCGGTTCAGCTCGCCCAGGGCGAGCAGGAGCTCGGCCCGGCACCGGTCGACGATGCGGGCGGCGAGGCCGCCGGCGGGCGCCGAGTTGGTGGCGGCGGATCGCTCGGCGTCGGCGAGGGCCAGCAGCGGGTCGCCGAAGCTGAGCGCGTACTGGGTCCGCGCGGCGACGGCGAAGGGCCACAGCTCGGCCTGCCCGGTGTCGTCCTCGGCCCGTTCCAGGTGCGCACGAGCGGCGTCGCCGTCCAGCCGGTCCGTGGCGACGAACGCGGCGGCCAGGTGGGCGGGCAGCCGGACGAGGTACTCCAGCCACCGGGCCGGCGCGGTGTGCCGCTCGTAGACGTCCAGCCAGTACCGGGCGTCGACGGTCGCGCCGGCGGCCGCGTGCAGCAGCGCGAGGTCGGCGGCGATGTGTGCGGTGACGGGGTGCGCGGCGACGTCGTGGGCGGCGGCGTAGGCCTGCGTCCCGGCGGCGACGGCGCGCTGCGCGTTCCCGCCGAGCAGCAGCGCCTGGGCGGACTGGTGCAGCGCCCACGCCCGATGCATCGGCCAGACGTCGCCGTCGCGGCCGGTCAGCTCGCGCTCCAGCCGGGCTGCGCCGGCGGCGGCACGCTCGTAGCGACCGTCCAGGCGATCGGCGACGATCCCGATCGACAGCAGCTGCAGCTGCCGGTCGCTGGGCCGCCCCGGCGTCATCTCCTCCGCCCGCAGCAGCTGCTCGCCGCCGGCCCGGAACGCGCTGGCCAGCGCCTGCAGCGTCCGCACTCCCGGCGGGTGCGACGTCAGGATGCGGGCGGCCGCGGCCGGCAGCCGCAGGTCCGGAACGTCGTGCGGCACCCGCGCGGTCAGCCCGCCGAACGCGGCGACGAGGTCGTCTGACTGCTCGGTGAGCAGCGTCAGCCCGGCCGCGTTCCACACCCGCGCCAGTAATGGCCAGTCGGCGGCGGAGCGGGCGTGCCGGGCGGCCGGACCCGGCGCACCGGCGTCGAGCAGCGCACGGGCGTACCGGCGGTGCCAGGCGGCCGGCTGCTCCGGCTCGGCGGCGGCCAGCTCGGCCACCAGCGCGTCGCGCAGCACCGGCGGCAACGACCAGACGGCTCCCTCGCCGCCGAACGCCGGGTGGTCCACCCGTCCCGGCCGGGTGGGCCTCGAACCTACCGCCGGCCACTGACAACCGGCCGCGAGCGCCCGCAGCTCCCCCGCCGCCTCGTCCCCGCCGCCGGCGCCGGCGCCGCCACCGCCACCGTCGCGCGTCACGCCGAACGCCGGGTGGTCCACCCCTCCCGGCCGGGTGGGCCTCGAACCTACCGCCGGCCACTGACAATCAGCCGCGAGCGCCCGCAGCTCCCCCGCCACCTCGTCCCCGACGCCGGCGGCACGCAGGTGGACGGGGGTGATCGGGTCGGCCAGCGCGAGCCGGAACGCCGCGCCCCGGACCGCGGAGGGCAGCCCGTCCAGCACGACCGCCCGCACGTAGTCGGCCGCCGCGCGCCGTCCGTCCTCGGCGGTCGGCGCGTCGATCATCAGGCGCGCCGGGAGCAGCCAGCCGCGCGTGTGCTCGTGGACGGCGGCCGTGCCGCGCTCGCCCCACGCCGCCGCGAACTCGTCCGGCGTTGCGAGCAGCTGCGGGCCGGTCAGCTGCGTGACCTCCAGCCCGGCCCGCTGAGCGGCGGTGACCAGTGGCAGCGGCCGGCGACCGCACACCACCAGCCGCACATGCGGAGCCCGGGCGAGGGCGGCGGCGACGGCGTCCGGCTCGGGCAGGTCGTCGCCGCGGTCGACGACGAGGACGGACTCGCCCGCGGCGGCGATCACGCCCGGCAGGCCGACGGCGTCGTCGATCCAGGTCACGTCGGCACTGTTCAGAGCAAGCCACTGCGCCACCAGCGCGGTCTTGCCGGTCCCGGGCAGCCCGACGATCGCCCGGAGCGCGGCCGGCCGGTCCAGGCGATCGAGCAGCCGGTCCCGAGGCACCCGGCCGTCCGTGCGTCGTTCCACCCGTCCCCCGCGCTCGCTGTTCCCGTGCGGGTCCAGCGCAGCAGAGGACGCGGGGTGGGCCGGGCCCGGTCTCGCGGATATCCCCCCGGTTCTTACCCCCCCGCCGCGACCCTCAGAGCAGGCCGCGACGGCGTGCCTCGGCCACCGCTTCCGCGCGGCCGGAGACGCCGAGCTTGCGGTAGACGGCGCGGCACTGGCTCTTGACGGTGCCCGCGGCCACGCCGAGGCGGCCGGCGATGACGGACAGCGTGTCGGACGTCGCCAGCTCGGCCAGCACGGCCGACTCGCGCCGCGTCAGCGACACCAGCGCGTCGGGCTCGGGGAACAGCGCCGGGAAGCGATCGACGTCGGAACGCAGCTCTGGGAGCCCCGCAGCCAGGGTGCGGAAGTCCGAGCGCGGCATCGCGGCGAACGGGCTGCGCAGGCCGGTGTCGTCGGACAGTGCGACGGCGTCGGCGAAGGCCCGCGCGGCGGCGGCCGGGTCGCCGGAGCGCAGCCGCGCGGACGCGGCGATCAGGGACAGGTGCAGGCGGTCGCGCGGGGTGCCGCGGTGCTCGTGCTCGGGCGCGGCGGTGATGGCCAGCGCGCGGGCGTGGTCGCCGTCCAGCAGCAGGCCGCGGGCCTTGGCGACGGCCAGCCGCGGGTACGGCCGGATGCGCCGCGACGGGATCAGCCGCCGGGCCTCGGCCGGCCGGCCCGCGGCCAGCAGCAGCTCGGCTCGCTGCGCCGTCAGCATGGCCCGCATCGCCGCGCCGAGCGGCTTGCGGCTCTTCTCGTCCAGCCCCGACTCCAGCAGCCGCAGCGCCTCGGCCGGCCCGTCGGCGTGCCAGCGCTGCAGCGTCCGGGCGTGCAGCACTATCGGCCACCACTCCATCGTCGGCCAGTGCGGCAGCACCTGCGCGAGCGCGTCGGCGGCGGCGTCCGGACGGTGGTCCTCGAGGTGCACGTACGCGGCGCCGACGTGCTTGGGGATGGCGTAGAAGCCGGCGTTGAAAAACCGCGGCAGGCCCGGCTCGACCAGCTCGGCCAGCGCCGCGCGGGCCAGCGTGACGCGCCCGGCGGTGGCGTGCGCGAGCACCGTCAGCGACTCCGGGTGCAGCGCGCCGCTGCCGCGGACGGTCCCGGCCGGCCGGGCGGCCAGCGCGCGGACGGCGTCGTCGACGCGGTCGAGCAGCAGGTGCGTCGTCGCGGTCTGGGTGACGATGAGCGGACGCAGGTGGTCCAGCTCGCCGGTGGGGTCGGCGGCCCGCGGCAGCATGCCGTGCAGACGGCGCAGCGCCGGCTGCACCAGCTCGTCGCGGCCGGCGAAGCGCAGCCCGAGCGTGAGCATTCCCTGGATCCACACGTGGTCGACGCTGACTCGGCCGTGCCTGGACAGCCGCTGCCACTCCGCCGTCGCGACCCCCGCGGTGAGCATCCGGACCGCCTTCGCGACGTCGCCGACCGCGTAGTGCGCCACGCCGACGAACAGCGCCAGCAGCGGCTGCGCCCGGAGCACCTGCCGGGGCACGTCGGCGCGGCGCACCCAGTGCTTGTCCAGGCCGCCGGCGACCTCGCGGAACGCCTGCCCGAGGTGGGTGCGGGCGCGCTGCCACTCCTGCGCGATGACGGCGGACTCGAACGCGGCCGCGCGCTCGCCGCGGTCCTCGTACCAGTCGGCCAGCCGGCGGTGCGCGGCACGCAGGCGGTCGTCGTCCAGGCGGCGGCGCAGGGCGTCGCGGACCAACGGCTGCAGCCGGAACCGCGGCTCGCCCAGGCCGTCCTCCCAGCCGCCCAGCCCGCGGTCCTCGACGGCGGCGAGGATCGGGTGGCCGTCGAGGTCGACGTCGAGCAGCTCCGCCTGCCGCACGCCGACGCCGTCGACCACGGACAGCAGCACGAGGTCGTCGAAGCCGGGCAGCTGCTCGAGGTCGCCGACGAGCATCCGTTGCAGCCGCGACAGCTGGTCGTTCTCGCCGGCCGCCGGCCACGGGTGCTCCCGCTGCGGCCGGAGCCCCGCGCGGACGGCGAGCGGCCAGCCGTCGCTGGTCTCGTGCAGCGCCACGACCTGCTCGGCGGTCAGCGGGCTGCGCAGCTCGGAGGCCAACCGGGTGGACTCGTCGGCGGTGAACGCGAGCGTACGGGGGCCGAGAGTGACGGCGTCGACGCTCAGCTGCGTCGCGGGATCGGTGAGCTCGCCGTCGCGGCGCGTGCCGACCGCGAGTTGGAGCCGGGCGCTGTGCCGCACCAGCCGCAGCAGGTCGTGCTCCACCCGCGGGTCGACCTGTTCGGCGGCGTCGACGACCAGCGTCAGCGGCCGGTCCACGGTGTCGAGCAACGGCGGCAGCAGCGTCGGCAGGTGCCCGACGGCGTCGGCGCCGACCTCCACGCCGGCCAGCCCAGGGTGCACCGTCCCCAGCAGCGCGACCACCCGCGACCAGAACCCCAGCCGCGTCGCGCACTCGTCGTCGGCCGTGACCCAGACCGTCGCCGACCCGGCCGGACGCTCGTGCGCCCACTCCGCCAGCAGCGCCGTCTTCCCGTAGCCGGCCGGCGCGCGGACGACCCGCAGCGGCAGCTCGTCGTCGCCGAGCTCGGCCAGCAGGCGCGGCCGGCTCAGGTGGTCGCGCGACAGCCGTGGCACGCCCGCGGTGCTGCCCGGGCTCACGCCGGGACCTGCTGGAACGTCCGCCGGTAGCGCAGCGGGCTGGTGCCGAGCAGGCGGGCGAAGTGCTGGCGCAGCGACGCCGACGTGTGGAAGCCGGCCCGCCGGGCCACCTCCTCGACCGGGAGCGACGTGGTCTCCAGCAGCTCGCGGGCGTGGTCGACGCGCTGGCGGATCAGCCACTGCAGCGGCGTGGTGCCGCACTCGGCGCGGAACCGGCGGACGAGGGTGCGGGTGCTCATGGCGGCGTGCCGGGCGATGTCGGCGAGCTGGTGGTCGTCGGCGAGGCTGGCGCGCAGCCAGGCCAGCGTGGGCGCCAGTGCCGACCCGCCGGGATCGGCGGCGGCCGGGAGGTACTGCGCCTGGCCGCCCTCGCGGTGCGGCGGCATGACGATGCGCCGGGCGACGTAGCCGGCGGCGGCCGCGCCGTGGTCGCGGCGAACGAGGTGCAGGCACAGGTCCAGCCCGGCGGCGACGCCCGCCGCGGTGAGCACGTCGCCGTCGTCGACGAACAGCACCGACGGGTCGACGCGCACCAGCGGATACCGCGCGGCGAGCTCGTCGGCGTGCGCCCAGTGCGTGGTGGCGCGGCGGCCGTCCAGCAGGCCCGCCGCCGCGAGCAGGTAGGCGCCGGTGCAGATGGAGCCGATGCGGGCGCCGCGGGCGTGCGCGGTGCGCAGGGCGGCGATGACGTCCGGGGACGGTCCCGCGGCCGACTCCGTCGCCGGCACGATGACGGTGTCGGCGGTCTCGACGACGGCGAGCGGTTCCAGTCCGGCGACGGAGAACGCGGCGCCGCCCGACGCCGTCGTGGCCAGCGTCGGCTGCGGCGCCCCGATGCGGACGTCGTACAGCCGGCCGTCGCCGGTCAGCCGCTCGGCGCGGTGCCCGGCCGCCCGCGCCGTCGCGAACACCTGGAACGGGATGGCCAGCTCGAGCGCCACCACGCCCGGCAATGCGAGCACCACGACCTTGTGCATGGCGTGAATCTATCGAAGGGTGGCATTCCTGCCGTGGCGGCGGCGCGGCACCGTCGCGAAAACTGGCCGGATGCGGGCAGAGGTGTTGATGTACGACGGCATCGCCGAGATGGACGCGCTGCTGACGTTCGACGTGCTGGCGCGCGCCCGGCTGATGGGCGTGGACGTGTCGCCGGTACTGGTGACCCCGGACGGGAGCCCGGAGGTGACCGGCTGCTACGGGACGCGGTTCGGCGGGCTGGTCCGCTGGGACCCGTCCCGGGCCGACGCGCTGCTCGTCGCCGGTGGGTGGGACTTCGACGTGATCGAGGCCAGCTCGCTGCCGGCGCGGCTGCGCTCGTACAAGGAGCAGGCGGGGCCGCGGCTGCTGCTGGGCGGCATCGACTCGGGTGCGGTGCTGTTCGGCGCGGCCGGCCTCATCGACGGCCGCCCCGCGACGACCTACCGCTTCGACATGGAGTACCTCGCGACGTGGGCCGACGTGATCGACGCCCGCATCGTCGACGACGGCGACCTCGTGACGTCGGGCAGCGGCTGGCTGGCCGGGCTGGACCTCGGGCTCTACCTGGTGGCCGAGCGGCTGGGTGCGCCGCACGTGGCGGTGGAGATCGAGGGCCGCATCGGCCACGACCGCCGCGGCACCGTCTGGCGCCGCTGACGCGGACCGCGCCAAGATCGCGTCGCAGCGGTACCGTCTGTCCATGTCCGTTCTGTCCGGCCTCATCGAGGCACTCGTGTCCGGTCGCGTCGAGATCGTCGACCTCACCGCGCCGCTGTCCGATCAGACGCCGATCCTGGAGCTGCCGCCGGAGTTCGGCCAGACCGCACGGTTCCAACTGGAGGAGATCAGCAGGTACGACGACCGCGGGCCGGCCTGGTACTGGAACAACTTCCGCACCGGCGAGCACACAGGCACCCACTTCGACGCGCCCGCCCACTGGGTCACCGGCCAGGACCGGGCCGCCATCGACGCCGTGCCGCTGACGTCGTTCGTGGCGCCGGCCGTGGTGCTCGACGTGACGGCGGAGGTCGCCGCCGACCCCGACTTCCTCATCGAGATCGATCACCTCCGGGCGTTCGAGGCCGAGCACGGCGCGCTGCCCGACGGCGGCTGGCTGCTGTGCCGCACGGGCTGGTCCGCCCGCACCACGCAGGCGGAGATGATCAACAACACCGCCACCGGCCCGAGCAGCCCCGGCATGTCGGCCGAGTGCGCCCGCTGGGTGGCCGAGGAGTCGCCGCTGCAGGGCATCGGGGTCGAGACGGTGGGCACCGACGCGGGCGCCGCGCACTCGTTCGACCCCGCCTTCCCGTGCCACTCCTACCTGCTGGGCAACGGCAAGTACGGCCTGGCCCAGCTGCAGAACCTCGACCGCCTGCCGCCGACGGGGGCGGTGCTCGTCGCGGCGCCGCTGCGCATCGTCGGCGGCTCCGGATCGCCGGCCCGCGTGCTGGCGCTCACCGAGCGCTGACGCCGCCGTGCTCGTCTCCGAGGCGGTCGGACGCGCTCTCGTCGGCGCCGGCATCGACCACGTCTTCGGCGTCGTCGGGTCCGGGAACTTCCACGTGACCGTCGCGATGTCGGCGGCCGGCGCCCGGTTCGTCGCGGCCCGGCACGAGGGCGGCGCCGCCACCATGGCCGACGCCTACGCGCGCACGTCGGACCGGCCGGCCGCGCTCAGCGTCCATCAGGGCTGCGGCCTGACGAACGCGATGACGGGCATCACGGAGGCCGCGAAGTCGCGCACGCCGCTGGTCGTCGTCGCAGCCGAGGTGACCCAGCCGCGGTCGAACTTCTACGTCGACCAGGACGCCCTGGCCCGTGCGGTCGGGGCGGTGCCGCTGCGGATCACGTCCGCGCGGACCGCCGCCCAGGAGGCCGTCGAGGCGGTGCGCACGGCCGTGCACGAGCGCCGCACCGTCGTGCTCAACCTGCCGCTGGAGCTCCAGGCGCTCGACGCGGCGGACACCGAGCCGCCGCCGCTGCCGTCGCCGCCCGCACCGCCGCTCCCGTCCACCGCCGACGTCGCCCGGCTGACGGCGGCGCTCGAGGACGCCCGGCGGCCGGTGTTCGTGGCCGGGCGGGGCGGCCGGTCCGCGGCGGCGCGGACGGCCCTCCTGGCGCTGGCCGAGCAGCACGGCGCACTGCTGGCGACGTCTGCCGTCGCGAAGGGGCTGTTCCACGACGAGCCGTGGTCGCTCGACGTCTCCGGCGGGTTCTCGTCGCCGCTCGCCGCCGAGCTGATCGCCGGCGCCGACCTCATCGTCGGGTGGGGCTGCGCGCTGAACATGTGGACCATGCGGCACGGCCGGCTGATCGCGCCCGGCACGACGGTCGTGCAGGTCGACGACACCCCGGAGGCCCTCGGCGCGCACCGTGAGCTCGACTTCGGCGTGCTCGGCGACGTCGGCGCGACGGCGCGGGCGCTGCGGGCCGCACCGGCCGGAGCCGCCCGCGGGTACCGGACGCCGGAGGTCGCGCAGCGGCTGGCCACGCAGCTGCGCTGGCGCGACGTCCCGTACGACGACCTCACCGGTGCCGGCCGCATCGACCCGCGCACCCTGACCATCGCGCTGGACGACCTGCTGCCCGCCGAGCGTGTCGTCGGCGTCGACTCGGGCAATTTCATGGGCTACCCGAGCATGTTCCTCTCCGTTCCCGACGAGCGCGGGTTCTGCTTCACTCAGGCCTTCCAGTCCATCGGCCTCGGCCTGTC
Protein-coding sequences here:
- a CDS encoding LuxR C-terminal-related transcriptional regulator; the encoded protein is MSPGSTAGVPRLSRDHLSRPRLLAELGDDELPLRVVRAPAGYGKTALLAEWAHERPAGSATVWVTADDECATRLGFWSRVVALLGTVHPGLAGVEVGADAVGHLPTLLPPLLDTVDRPLTLVVDAAEQVDPRVEHDLLRLVRHSARLQLAVGTRRDGELTDPATQLSVDAVTLGPRTLAFTADESTRLASELRSPLTAEQVVALHETSDGWPLAVRAGLRPQREHPWPAAGENDQLSRLQRMLVGDLEQLPGFDDLVLLSVVDGVGVRQAELLDVDLDGHPILAAVEDRGLGGWEDGLGEPRFRLQPLVRDALRRRLDDDRLRAAHRRLADWYEDRGERAAAFESAVIAQEWQRARTHLGQAFREVAGGLDKHWVRRADVPRQVLRAQPLLALFVGVAHYAVGDVAKAVRMLTAGVATAEWQRLSRHGRVSVDHVWIQGMLTLGLRFAGRDELVQPALRRLHGMLPRAADPTGELDHLRPLIVTQTATTHLLLDRVDDAVRALAARPAGTVRGSGALHPESLTVLAHATAGRVTLARAALAELVEPGLPRFFNAGFYAIPKHVGAAYVHLEDHRPDAAADALAQVLPHWPTMEWWPIVLHARTLQRWHADGPAEALRLLESGLDEKSRKPLGAAMRAMLTAQRAELLLAAGRPAEARRLIPSRRIRPYPRLAVAKARGLLLDGDHARALAITAAPEHEHRGTPRDRLHLSLIAASARLRSGDPAAAARAFADAVALSDDTGLRSPFAAMPRSDFRTLAAGLPELRSDVDRFPALFPEPDALVSLTRRESAVLAELATSDTLSVIAGRLGVAAGTVKSQCRAVYRKLGVSGRAEAVAEARRRGLL
- a CDS encoding GlxA family transcriptional regulator, with protein sequence MHKVVVLALPGVVALELAIPFQVFATARAAGHRAERLTGDGRLYDVRIGAPQPTLATTASGGAAFSVAGLEPLAVVETADTVIVPATESAAGPSPDVIAALRTAHARGARIGSICTGAYLLAAAGLLDGRRATTHWAHADELAARYPLVRVDPSVLFVDDGDVLTAAGVAAGLDLCLHLVRRDHGAAAAGYVARRIVMPPHREGGQAQYLPAAADPGGSALAPTLAWLRASLADDHQLADIARHAAMSTRTLVRRFRAECGTTPLQWLIRQRVDHARELLETTSLPVEEVARRAGFHTSASLRQHFARLLGTSPLRYRRTFQQVPA
- a CDS encoding DJ-1/PfpI family protein, whose product is MRAEVLMYDGIAEMDALLTFDVLARARLMGVDVSPVLVTPDGSPEVTGCYGTRFGGLVRWDPSRADALLVAGGWDFDVIEASSLPARLRSYKEQAGPRLLLGGIDSGAVLFGAAGLIDGRPATTYRFDMEYLATWADVIDARIVDDGDLVTSGSGWLAGLDLGLYLVAERLGAPHVAVEIEGRIGHDRRGTVWRR
- a CDS encoding cyclase family protein; this translates as MSVLSGLIEALVSGRVEIVDLTAPLSDQTPILELPPEFGQTARFQLEEISRYDDRGPAWYWNNFRTGEHTGTHFDAPAHWVTGQDRAAIDAVPLTSFVAPAVVLDVTAEVAADPDFLIEIDHLRAFEAEHGALPDGGWLLCRTGWSARTTQAEMINNTATGPSSPGMSAECARWVAEESPLQGIGVETVGTDAGAAHSFDPAFPCHSYLLGNGKYGLAQLQNLDRLPPTGAVLVAAPLRIVGGSGSPARVLALTER
- a CDS encoding thiamine pyrophosphate-binding protein; translated protein: MLVSEAVGRALVGAGIDHVFGVVGSGNFHVTVAMSAAGARFVAARHEGGAATMADAYARTSDRPAALSVHQGCGLTNAMTGITEAAKSRTPLVVVAAEVTQPRSNFYVDQDALARAVGAVPLRITSARTAAQEAVEAVRTAVHERRTVVLNLPLELQALDAADTEPPPLPSPPAPPLPSTADVARLTAALEDARRPVFVAGRGGRSAAARTALLALAEQHGALLATSAVAKGLFHDEPWSLDVSGGFSSPLAAELIAGADLIVGWGCALNMWTMRHGRLIAPGTTVVQVDDTPEALGAHRELDFGVLGDVGATARALRAAPAGAARGYRTPEVAQRLATQLRWRDVPYDDLTGAGRIDPRTLTIALDDLLPAERVVGVDSGNFMGYPSMFLSVPDERGFCFTQAFQSIGLGLSTAIGAALAQPDRLPVAALGDGGALMMAAELDTVRRLRLPMVVVVYNDDAYGAEVHHFAPTGRDLSSVTFPETDIAAIARGYGFTATTVRGPDDLAGVRRWLDGPRDTALLVDAKVVTTEPSWWLEEAFRGH